Proteins found in one Takifugu rubripes chromosome 17, fTakRub1.2, whole genome shotgun sequence genomic segment:
- the LOC101079920 gene encoding nuclear distribution protein nudE homolog 1 isoform X1, whose amino-acid sequence MEDQSTQKFSSLKEELCFWKEQAERQQQRADESQAELEEFQQMSRDYEAELETELKQCESRNKELLLDKNRLCIELENLKEKFETQHSEAFRHISTLEEDLAQTRAVRDHLQKYIRELEQANDDLERTKRVTIMSLEDFEQRMNHVIERNAFLESELDEKENLLESVQRLKDEARDLRQELAVRQKERRPSSSLGKDADRTDGPCPAVGSPSIPITPSKPICAFTTPPASSIRRGDGLTGTPLTMSTRISALNIVGELLRKVGNLESKLASCRDFVYDTSPSRPSLSAAPGSPLALERGPEVPASMSPPPQYDSSLVKRLEFGPAPPRGISQGPQSPQGGVKILL is encoded by the exons ATGGAGGATCAATCAACGCAAAAGTTTTCATCCCTGAAAGAGGAGCTATGCTTCTGGAAGGAACAGGCGGAGAGACAGCAACAACG GGCCGATGAGTCTCAGGCAGAGCTGGAAGAGTTTCAACAGATGAGTCGGGACTATGAAGCCGAGCTGGAAACGGAGCTAAAACAGTGTGAAAGCCGAAATAAAGAACTGCTGTTAGACAAAAACCGCCTCTGCATTGAACTGGAAAATCTAAAG GAGAAATTTGAGACGCAGCACTCCGAGGCGTTCAGGCACATCTCGACGCTGGAGGAAGACTTGGCACAAACCAGAGCCGTGCGAGATCACCTGCAGAAATACATCAGAGAGCTGGAGCAGGCCAACGACGACCTGGAGAGGACCAAGAG AGTGACCATCATGTCACTGGAGGACTTTGAACAGCGCATGAACCACGTGATAGAGCGGAATGCCTTTCTGGAGAGCGAGTTGGACGAGAAAGAGAACCTGCTGGAGTCAGTTCAGAGGCTGAAGGATGAAGCGAGAG ACCTACGCCAGGAGCTGGCCGTGCGTCAGAAAGAGAGACGGCCGTCTAGCAGCCTGGGAAAAGACGCAGATCGGACGGACGGCCCGTGCCCTGCAGTCGGAAGCCCTTCCATTCCCATCACACCCTCCAAGCCCATCTGTGCATTTACCACTCCCCCAGCTTCCAGCATCCGAAGAG GGGATGGTCTGACTGGGACTCCTCTCACTATGTCTACTCGAATATCTGCGCTCAACATCGTGGGAGAACTGCTGCGAAAAGTCGGA AATCTGGAGTCAAAGTTGGCGTCCTGTCGAGACTTTGTCTATGACACGTCTCCCAGCAGACCGTCGCTCTCGGCCGCCCCCGGCAGTCCTCTGGCTTTAGAGAGAGGCCCCGAAGTACCGGCCAgcatgagcccccccccacaatatgacag CAGTTTAGTGAAGCGGTTGGAATTTGGACCCGCTCCTCCGAGAGGGATCTCCCAGGGTCCTCAGTCCCCTCAGGGAGGGGTGAAGATCCTGCTCTGA
- the LOC101079920 gene encoding nuclear distribution protein nudE homolog 1 isoform X2, whose amino-acid sequence MEDQSTQKFSSLKEELCFWKEQAERQQQRADESQAELEEFQQMSRDYEAELETELKQCESRNKELLLDKNRLCIELENLKEKFETQHSEAFRHISTLEEDLAQTRAVRDHLQKYIRELEQANDDLERTKRVTIMSLEDFEQRMNHVIERNAFLESELDEKENLLESVQRLKDEARDLRQELAVRQKERRPSSSLGKDADRTDGPCPAVGSPSIPITPSKPICAFTTPPASSIRRGDGLTGTPLTMSTRISALNIVGELLRKVGNLESKLASCRDFVYDTSPSRPSLSAAPGSPLALERGPEVPASMSPPPQYDSLVKRLEFGPAPPRGISQGPQSPQGGVKILL is encoded by the exons ATGGAGGATCAATCAACGCAAAAGTTTTCATCCCTGAAAGAGGAGCTATGCTTCTGGAAGGAACAGGCGGAGAGACAGCAACAACG GGCCGATGAGTCTCAGGCAGAGCTGGAAGAGTTTCAACAGATGAGTCGGGACTATGAAGCCGAGCTGGAAACGGAGCTAAAACAGTGTGAAAGCCGAAATAAAGAACTGCTGTTAGACAAAAACCGCCTCTGCATTGAACTGGAAAATCTAAAG GAGAAATTTGAGACGCAGCACTCCGAGGCGTTCAGGCACATCTCGACGCTGGAGGAAGACTTGGCACAAACCAGAGCCGTGCGAGATCACCTGCAGAAATACATCAGAGAGCTGGAGCAGGCCAACGACGACCTGGAGAGGACCAAGAG AGTGACCATCATGTCACTGGAGGACTTTGAACAGCGCATGAACCACGTGATAGAGCGGAATGCCTTTCTGGAGAGCGAGTTGGACGAGAAAGAGAACCTGCTGGAGTCAGTTCAGAGGCTGAAGGATGAAGCGAGAG ACCTACGCCAGGAGCTGGCCGTGCGTCAGAAAGAGAGACGGCCGTCTAGCAGCCTGGGAAAAGACGCAGATCGGACGGACGGCCCGTGCCCTGCAGTCGGAAGCCCTTCCATTCCCATCACACCCTCCAAGCCCATCTGTGCATTTACCACTCCCCCAGCTTCCAGCATCCGAAGAG GGGATGGTCTGACTGGGACTCCTCTCACTATGTCTACTCGAATATCTGCGCTCAACATCGTGGGAGAACTGCTGCGAAAAGTCGGA AATCTGGAGTCAAAGTTGGCGTCCTGTCGAGACTTTGTCTATGACACGTCTCCCAGCAGACCGTCGCTCTCGGCCGCCCCCGGCAGTCCTCTGGCTTTAGAGAGAGGCCCCGAAGTACCGGCCAgcatgagcccccccccacaatatgacag TTTAGTGAAGCGGTTGGAATTTGGACCCGCTCCTCCGAGAGGGATCTCCCAGGGTCCTCAGTCCCCTCAGGGAGGGGTGAAGATCCTGCTCTGA